Proteins from a single region of Desulfobacter postgatei 2ac9:
- a CDS encoding cytidylate kinase family protein, with amino-acid sequence MSVITISRGSYSRGKEVAEKVASELGYECISRDILLEASEEFNIPEIRLIRALHDAPSVLERYTHGRDRYVSYIRKALLQHIRKDNVVYHGLAGHYFLPNLPHVLKIRIISDIEERVKEEVRRENISEEKARYILKKDDDERRKWGLRLYGIDTWDSKLYDMVIHIKSLSVQDAADLICATVRKPNFKTTPESEKILDDALLAAKVHAAIIKLSPTSIVTAHDGVVTIGDPEASMKNQITEIAETIEGVKKIIVNAHRKTDDQNAINPFHNI; translated from the coding sequence ATGTCCGTTATAACCATCTCAAGAGGCTCTTACAGTCGCGGAAAGGAAGTTGCTGAAAAGGTAGCCTCCGAACTGGGATATGAATGCATTTCCCGTGATATTCTGCTGGAGGCATCGGAAGAATTCAATATCCCGGAGATCAGACTGATCAGGGCGCTGCACGATGCGCCGTCCGTTCTTGAAAGATACACCCACGGTAGGGACCGCTATGTAAGTTATATCCGCAAAGCACTTCTGCAGCATATCCGCAAAGACAATGTAGTTTACCACGGTCTGGCGGGTCACTATTTTTTGCCGAATCTTCCCCATGTCCTGAAAATCAGGATCATATCGGATATAGAAGAACGTGTGAAAGAAGAGGTCCGGCGGGAAAACATTTCCGAAGAAAAAGCACGTTATATTTTAAAAAAAGATGATGATGAGCGAAGAAAATGGGGCCTGAGGTTATACGGCATTGATACGTGGGACAGTAAACTTTATGATATGGTCATCCACATAAAAAGCCTCTCAGTTCAGGATGCTGCAGACCTGATCTGCGCGACGGTTCGAAAACCCAACTTTAAAACCACACCTGAATCGGAAAAAATCCTTGATGATGCCCTTCTTGCCGCGAAAGTTCATGCGGCTATTATAAAATTATCCCCGACAAGCATTGTCACGGCACATGACGGCGTCGTAACTATCGGCGACCCGGAAGCTTCCATGAAAAATCAAATAACAGAGATTGCTGAAACTATCGAAGGGGTTAAAAAGATTATTGTGAATGCGCATAGAAAAACAGACGACCAGAATGCCATTAATCCATTCCACAATATATAA
- the cbiQ gene encoding cobalt ECF transporter T component CbiQ, with product MLSEAFAGGNSILHRLDPRLRIVFATLFSFLLAVSKSFPTMTAGLGLSMVMIGLSQIPLKEVLKRVVVINGFNLVLFVLLPITFEGTPLFLIGPMACSVQGLILAVQITLKSNAILLIFLSLVATMTIATLGNALNRIHIPEKIVYLMLLAYRYVFVLEQEYLRLVTAIKVRGFEPKTNLHTYRTYAYLFGMLLVRATARADRVYQSMLCRGFKGKFYCIHGFSFSGLDRIGLVVLTLILIVLGSMEWLNPMPFNVMSF from the coding sequence ATGCTGAGCGAAGCATTTGCCGGCGGAAATTCTATTCTTCATCGCCTTGATCCGAGGCTGCGGATCGTGTTTGCCACACTGTTTTCCTTTCTTTTGGCCGTTTCAAAATCTTTTCCCACTATGACGGCAGGACTGGGACTGTCAATGGTAATGATAGGGTTATCCCAAATTCCCTTAAAAGAGGTTTTAAAAAGAGTGGTGGTGATCAACGGGTTCAACCTGGTGCTTTTTGTACTCCTGCCCATCACGTTTGAGGGGACCCCCCTGTTTCTTATCGGGCCTATGGCGTGTTCTGTCCAGGGTTTGATTCTGGCTGTCCAGATAACACTTAAATCCAATGCCATCCTGTTGATCTTTCTCTCACTTGTGGCCACCATGACCATCGCCACTTTGGGAAACGCCTTGAACCGCATCCATATACCCGAAAAAATTGTATATCTGATGCTCCTTGCCTATCGGTACGTGTTTGTGCTGGAGCAGGAGTATCTACGCCTGGTGACGGCCATAAAAGTCAGGGGGTTTGAACCCAAAACCAATCTGCATACCTACCGGACCTATGCCTATCTTTTCGGGATGCTTCTGGTTCGTGCGACAGCAAGGGCCGACCGGGTATACCAGTCCATGCTATGCCGGGGGTTTAAAGGGAAATTTTACTGCATCCACGGATTTTCCTTTTCCGGCCTGGACCGGATCGGATTGGTTGTCCTGACATTAATTCTGATTGTACTGGGGAGTATGGAATGGCTGAATCCAATGCCTTTCAATGTGATGAGTTTTTAA
- the serA gene encoding phosphoglycerate dehydrogenase, whose protein sequence is MKVLISDKMDEAGIDIFRNQEGIDVDVKTGLSPEELKKIIGEYDALAIRSSTKVTADLLESAANLKVVARAGIGLDNVDIDAATKKGVAVMNTPGGNTITTAEHAIAMMMSLTRNIPRGTASLKAGRWDKKLLQGRELFNKTLGVVGFGNIGSIVAGLAKGLRMNVIVYDPNISSEHIEKAGFEYVTLDELYARSDYITLHVPKMDATIDLLDAQAFEKMKPGVMVVNCARGGIVNEAALYDAIQSGKVAGAALDVFATEPPGGDHPLLQLDQVIATPHLGASTKEAQTNVSVAAANQIVAYLLNNTVINAVNVPSVTGDVLKQLKPFLYLVEKMGKMQAQITKGGVRELNIEYIGKFPDLDLKPLTINGIKGLLNEFVRDEVNSVNAISLANEMGIKITESTSIEAGNFLNLVRITVVTDTQTNILEGTIFGKDDARIVRINKFRLEVIPEGHLAIIHNVDKPGSIGSIGQKLGQHNINISGMMVGREDDGDRNIIFLRTETPVPPEVVKEIEDLELVVSMTTFEL, encoded by the coding sequence ATGAAGGTCCTGATCAGTGATAAAATGGATGAAGCCGGCATTGATATTTTCAGAAACCAGGAAGGTATAGATGTCGATGTCAAGACCGGGCTTTCACCCGAAGAACTCAAAAAGATCATCGGGGAATACGATGCCCTGGCCATCCGGAGTTCCACCAAGGTGACTGCGGACCTGCTTGAATCGGCCGCCAACCTCAAAGTTGTTGCCCGGGCCGGCATTGGCCTGGATAATGTGGACATTGATGCGGCCACCAAAAAAGGGGTCGCCGTCATGAACACCCCTGGCGGCAACACCATAACCACAGCCGAGCATGCCATTGCCATGATGATGTCCTTAACCCGGAATATTCCCAGGGGCACCGCATCCCTGAAAGCCGGGCGCTGGGATAAAAAACTGCTCCAGGGCCGTGAACTTTTCAACAAGACCCTGGGTGTCGTGGGTTTCGGGAACATTGGCTCCATTGTCGCCGGACTTGCCAAAGGGTTGCGCATGAACGTTATTGTGTATGACCCCAACATCTCTTCAGAACACATTGAAAAGGCCGGGTTTGAATATGTGACTTTGGATGAACTCTATGCCCGCTCGGATTATATCACCCTCCATGTGCCTAAAATGGATGCGACCATTGATTTGCTCGACGCCCAGGCCTTTGAAAAAATGAAGCCGGGCGTTATGGTCGTCAACTGTGCCAGGGGCGGCATTGTCAACGAAGCGGCCCTGTATGATGCCATTCAGTCAGGAAAGGTGGCAGGCGCGGCATTGGATGTGTTTGCCACAGAACCGCCGGGTGGAGACCATCCGCTGCTCCAGCTGGATCAGGTGATTGCCACCCCCCATTTAGGCGCATCCACCAAGGAGGCCCAGACCAACGTTTCCGTGGCTGCTGCCAACCAGATTGTTGCCTATCTGTTAAACAACACCGTTATAAATGCCGTGAATGTACCGTCGGTGACCGGGGATGTTTTAAAGCAGCTTAAACCCTTTCTCTACCTGGTGGAAAAAATGGGAAAAATGCAGGCCCAGATCACCAAGGGTGGCGTTCGTGAGCTCAACATTGAATACATCGGTAAATTTCCTGACCTTGATCTCAAACCCCTGACCATTAACGGCATCAAGGGCCTTCTCAATGAATTTGTCAGGGACGAAGTCAATTCGGTTAATGCCATTTCCCTGGCCAATGAGATGGGAATAAAAATCACCGAATCCACCTCCATAGAGGCAGGCAACTTTCTGAACCTGGTCCGGATTACAGTGGTTACGGACACCCAGACCAATATCCTGGAAGGTACCATTTTCGGCAAGGACGATGCCCGGATTGTCAGAATTAATAAATTCCGTTTAGAGGTTATTCCAGAGGGCCACCTGGCTATAATCCACAATGTGGATAAACCCGGTTCCATTGGTTCCATTGGCCAGAAATTAGGCCAACACAACATCAATATTTCAGGAATGATGGTGGGTCGCGAGGATGACGGGGATAGAAATATTATATTCTTAAGAACCGAAACGCCGGTACCGCCTGAAGTGGTCAAGGAGATTGAAGACCTTGAACTTGTGGTCAGTATGACCACCTTTGAGCTTTAG
- a CDS encoding manganese-dependent inorganic pyrophosphatase — protein sequence MSTLVFGHKNPDTDSVVAAIALADLKKSLGEDIAPAIQGELNPESKFVLNKFGLAAPAVVTSYAGKDVYLVDHSDLAQSPDDLGKANILGIVDHHKLGDVTTGQPLECWIWPVGCTCTVIASMYDYFNVAIPKGIAGAMLCAILSDTVIFKSATCTDKDKEICAKLSEICGESDLDALGIEMFKVKSAVEGTPIRELVLRDYKDFKMGGVGVGCGQLELVDLSIVDGIKADLEKDIRAMKAEKGNHTVLLMLTDIMKEGTELLVASDDESVVEKAFGVKPVDSKCWLPGIMSRKKQIIPFLEKVFG from the coding sequence ATGTCAACTCTCGTATTTGGTCACAAAAACCCGGATACCGACTCCGTAGTCGCAGCCATCGCGCTGGCCGATCTGAAAAAAAGCCTTGGTGAAGATATTGCACCGGCTATTCAGGGCGAACTGAACCCCGAATCCAAATTTGTCCTGAACAAATTCGGTCTGGCTGCACCTGCAGTGGTTACCAGCTATGCCGGTAAAGATGTTTACCTGGTGGATCACTCCGATCTGGCCCAGAGCCCTGACGACCTTGGCAAAGCCAATATCCTGGGTATTGTAGACCATCACAAACTCGGTGATGTAACCACCGGACAACCCCTGGAATGCTGGATCTGGCCTGTGGGCTGCACCTGCACCGTAATTGCTTCCATGTATGATTACTTCAATGTTGCGATCCCCAAGGGCATTGCCGGTGCCATGCTGTGCGCCATCCTCTCCGACACCGTAATCTTCAAATCCGCCACCTGCACAGACAAAGACAAAGAAATTTGCGCAAAACTGTCTGAAATCTGTGGCGAATCTGATCTTGACGCCCTGGGCATTGAAATGTTCAAGGTAAAATCCGCTGTTGAAGGCACCCCGATCCGTGAACTGGTTCTGCGCGACTACAAAGATTTCAAAATGGGTGGTGTTGGCGTTGGCTGCGGCCAGCTTGAACTGGTTGACCTCTCCATCGTTGACGGCATCAAGGCTGATCTTGAAAAAGACATCCGTGCGATGAAAGCAGAAAAAGGCAATCACACTGTACTTCTGATGCTCACCGACATCATGAAGGAAGGCACCGAGCTTCTCGTGGCTTCTGATGACGAATCTGTTGTTGAGAAAGCTTTTGGTGTAAAACCGGTTGACAGCAAATGCTGGCTGCCCGGTATCATGAGCCGTAAAAAACAGATCATCCCCTTCCTGGAAAAAGTATTCGGTTAA
- the selB gene encoding selenocysteine-specific translation elongation factor, with protein sequence MDNIILGTAGHIDHGKTSLVRALTGIETDRLKEEKERGITIELGFAYLNLPNGRHIGIVDMPGHEKFVKNMVAGSSGIDVVVMVIAADEGVMPQTREHMEICNLMGIRHGMIALTKTDLVDEDLLELAMDDIHDFISDTFLEDKPIVPVSSATGQGLEEFLTTLENICTQIPPRKFSSIFRLPVDRVFSMKGFGTVITGTLISGQVSVGQDIMVFPRKITSKVRGLQVHSSSVETAMAGTRTAINFQGLDREAVFRGDVLSTPGALIESYMVDAQFHYLKSNTKPAKARTRVRFHSGTSEIQGYMVLLDRESLLPGETAPVQFRLESPVCCIKDDRYVIRSYSPVKTIGGGAILNPVSQKYKLKDAAMIEGLADLVLSPDDEKTIAYFLSIKGYAGLALNELRVMTNVPDKKLTAALQKMLAKQEAVLTDKEKQIYVHGTIFDEFKGKVLERLTTYHQENPLKEGMPAQELKSKFQYVDDARFFNILFNRLEKENLIVLDKNLVKLSGFKVALQVDQHEVKEKIAAIYKTSGLTPPFFRTICQDLDLDQKTARGVMQMLIDEKQVVKTKDDLFFDAAAVSDLETKLIDFLKANEKITTPEFKDMIGISRKYVIPLIEYFDAIHLTIRVEDHRQLRKKIA encoded by the coding sequence GTGGACAATATAATTCTGGGAACAGCCGGACACATTGATCATGGGAAAACCAGCCTGGTCAGGGCATTGACAGGCATTGAAACAGACCGCCTCAAAGAGGAGAAAGAACGCGGCATCACCATAGAGCTTGGGTTCGCCTACCTGAATCTTCCCAATGGTCGGCACATCGGCATTGTGGACATGCCCGGTCATGAAAAATTTGTAAAAAACATGGTGGCCGGCTCTTCAGGCATTGATGTGGTGGTCATGGTGATTGCGGCAGACGAAGGCGTCATGCCCCAGACCCGGGAACACATGGAGATCTGCAACCTCATGGGGATCCGACACGGCATGATTGCCCTGACCAAAACAGACCTGGTGGATGAAGATCTGCTGGAGCTGGCCATGGACGACATCCACGATTTTATTTCAGACACCTTCCTTGAAGACAAACCCATTGTACCGGTATCCTCTGCCACAGGCCAGGGGCTCGAGGAATTTTTAACCACCCTTGAAAATATATGTACACAAATTCCGCCCCGCAAATTTTCTTCCATTTTCCGTCTTCCCGTGGACCGGGTATTTTCCATGAAAGGGTTCGGCACGGTTATCACCGGGACCCTGATTTCAGGCCAGGTGAGTGTGGGCCAGGATATCATGGTGTTTCCAAGAAAAATCACATCAAAGGTCCGGGGGCTGCAGGTGCATTCCAGTTCGGTGGAAACAGCCATGGCCGGCACCCGCACCGCCATCAATTTCCAGGGCCTTGACCGGGAAGCCGTATTCAGAGGCGATGTGCTCTCCACCCCGGGGGCTTTGATTGAAAGCTATATGGTGGACGCCCAATTCCATTACCTGAAAAGCAATACCAAGCCGGCCAAGGCCCGGACACGGGTCCGGTTTCATTCGGGCACAAGTGAAATACAGGGTTATATGGTCCTGCTGGACCGGGAATCGCTTTTGCCCGGGGAGACGGCACCGGTTCAGTTCCGACTGGAATCTCCGGTCTGCTGCATCAAGGATGACCGGTACGTTATCCGATCTTATTCCCCCGTGAAAACCATCGGGGGCGGGGCTATCCTCAACCCGGTGTCCCAGAAATACAAACTTAAAGATGCGGCCATGATTGAAGGCCTTGCCGATCTTGTCCTATCGCCGGATGATGAAAAAACCATTGCCTATTTTCTGTCCATCAAGGGATATGCCGGGCTGGCCTTAAATGAATTACGGGTCATGACCAATGTGCCGGATAAAAAACTGACCGCCGCTTTACAGAAAATGCTTGCAAAACAAGAAGCGGTCCTCACGGACAAGGAGAAGCAAATCTATGTCCATGGGACTATTTTTGATGAATTTAAGGGAAAAGTACTGGAACGGCTGACCACTTATCACCAGGAAAACCCCTTAAAGGAAGGCATGCCGGCCCAGGAGCTGAAATCCAAATTTCAATATGTGGATGATGCCCGTTTTTTCAACATCCTGTTTAACCGCCTGGAAAAGGAAAACCTTATTGTTCTGGACAAAAACCTGGTGAAACTTTCGGGTTTCAAGGTGGCGCTTCAGGTGGACCAGCATGAAGTCAAGGAGAAAATTGCCGCCATTTACAAAACATCCGGCCTGACCCCGCCCTTTTTCCGTACCATATGCCAGGATCTTGACCTGGACCAGAAAACAGCCAGGGGCGTAATGCAGATGCTCATTGATGAAAAACAGGTGGTCAAGACAAAAGATGATCTGTTTTTTGATGCCGCTGCCGTCAGTGATCTGGAAACAAAACTCATTGATTTCCTCAAAGCCAATGAAAAGATCACCACACCGGAATTTAAGGATATGATCGGCATTTCCAGAAAATATGTCATTCCCCTGATTGAATACTTTGACGCCATACACCTGACCATACGGGTTGAGGATCACCGGCAGTTGAGAAAAAAAATAGCCTGA
- the serC gene encoding 3-phosphoserine/phosphohydroxythreonine transaminase codes for MTDQRIYNFNAGPGALPLPVLKEIQASFLNFNNSGMSITEISHRSSYFDDVINDAVERAKRLLGLDDQYHVLFLQGGASLQFAMIPMNFLSGDESADYVNTGTWSTKAIKEAKIQNKKHVVVASSEDKDFSYIPREISFSKDAKYVHITSNNTIKGTQFAEFPDTGDIPLIADMSSDFFSRPLPMQKFSMIYAGAQKNLGPSGTCMVILRKDLLATANPDLPSMLKYSTFAEKNSMYNTPPCFGIYTIDLVLKWIEEEMGGLEKIAAFNKEKAALLYDFIDASNFYRATARPDSRSLMNVTFRLPSEELEQKFIKEATAKGFGGLKGHRSVGGCRASIYNAATMEGIKALVAFMDTFQKEAK; via the coding sequence ATGACAGACCAGAGAATTTACAATTTCAATGCCGGACCTGGGGCGCTGCCTCTGCCGGTCCTTAAAGAAATTCAGGCCTCCTTCCTGAATTTTAACAATTCAGGCATGTCCATTACAGAAATCAGCCACAGATCTTCTTATTTTGACGATGTTATCAATGATGCCGTGGAACGGGCCAAACGTCTTTTAGGTCTGGATGACCAATACCATGTCCTTTTTCTCCAGGGCGGGGCGTCTTTGCAGTTTGCCATGATCCCCATGAATTTTCTTTCCGGGGATGAAAGTGCTGACTATGTTAATACCGGAACCTGGTCCACAAAAGCCATTAAAGAGGCAAAAATTCAGAATAAAAAACATGTGGTTGTGGCCTCTTCCGAGGACAAGGACTTTTCATACATCCCTAGAGAGATCTCTTTCAGCAAAGATGCAAAATATGTCCACATCACCTCCAACAACACCATTAAGGGAACCCAGTTTGCCGAATTCCCCGATACCGGTGATATTCCTCTTATTGCGGATATGTCATCCGATTTTTTCTCACGTCCCCTTCCCATGCAAAAATTCAGCATGATCTATGCCGGTGCCCAGAAAAACTTAGGGCCGTCCGGCACCTGCATGGTGATTTTGCGCAAGGACCTTCTGGCAACAGCGAATCCGGATCTGCCTTCCATGCTCAAATATTCCACTTTTGCAGAAAAAAATTCCATGTACAATACCCCGCCCTGTTTCGGCATATATACCATTGATTTGGTCCTCAAATGGATCGAAGAAGAGATGGGCGGGCTTGAAAAGATCGCAGCCTTTAATAAGGAAAAAGCAGCCCTTTTGTATGATTTTATTGATGCAAGCAATTTTTACCGGGCCACAGCCAGACCGGATTCCAGATCCCTGATGAACGTCACCTTCCGGTTGCCCAGTGAAGAACTTGAACAAAAATTTATAAAAGAGGCAACCGCCAAAGGTTTTGGCGGTCTTAAAGGACACAGATCCGTGGGCGGATGCAGAGCATCCATATATAATGCCGCCACCATGGAAGGGATCAAAGCTCTGGTGGCATTCATGGATACGTTTCAAAAGGAGGCCAAATAA
- a CDS encoding septal ring lytic transglycosylase RlpA family protein, translating to MSVITCLRLFLIASMLFLSLGCRHVTPLSPARTVYILEKSRIKAKKVPVEISDDPEEKTALVPVSKTRLKFVQKFFPESVKRRQKPVRQPLYYEIGKASFYADKLQSRKTASGEPFNQKAKTAAHKQLPFGTKVKVTNKQNKKSVIVTINDRGPFGRGRIIDLSKFAFSRIGDTRDGLLDVEIQIIDRNDLGLNDYAPDQS from the coding sequence ATGTCAGTTATAACCTGTCTTCGGCTGTTTTTGATCGCATCTATGCTCTTCTTGTCTTTGGGGTGCAGACATGTGACCCCCCTCAGCCCCGCTCGGACTGTTTATATACTTGAAAAGAGTCGCATAAAGGCAAAAAAAGTACCGGTTGAAATTTCTGATGACCCGGAAGAAAAAACAGCATTGGTACCTGTATCAAAAACACGCCTGAAATTTGTTCAAAAATTTTTCCCTGAGTCTGTTAAACGGCGCCAAAAACCTGTCCGACAACCACTTTATTATGAAATCGGCAAGGCCTCCTTTTACGCAGACAAATTACAGTCCAGGAAAACCGCCAGCGGAGAACCCTTTAACCAGAAAGCAAAAACTGCAGCCCATAAACAACTGCCCTTCGGAACCAAGGTAAAGGTCACCAACAAACAAAACAAAAAAAGCGTGATCGTAACCATCAATGACAGGGGGCCCTTTGGACGGGGACGCATCATTGATCTAAGCAAGTTTGCCTTTAGCCGTATTGGAGATACAAGGGATGGCCTCCTGGATGTGGAAATTCAAATTATCGATAGAAACGATCTTGGTTTGAATGATTATGCTCCTGATCAGTCATAA
- a CDS encoding energy-coupling factor ABC transporter ATP-binding protein, with translation MAESNAFQCDEFLIDLENVSFSYPGQGPLLDRLNFQLRKGERLGLIGPNGSGKSTFMHLLMGLIKPDSGSVRLFGMPMAGEKDFKQARKRLGFVFQNADDQLFSPTVIEDVAFGLLNSGKTPKEAVALSKKILRALDLEGFEDRITYKLSGGEKKLVSLATVLVMEPEVLLLDEPTTGLDEQTVKRIADLLNELNIGYVVVSHEFYFLAKTTRDIFAMKNGQIRFQCTSDQFRPAG, from the coding sequence ATGGCTGAATCCAATGCCTTTCAATGTGATGAGTTTTTAATTGATCTGGAAAACGTCAGTTTTTCTTATCCGGGTCAAGGGCCGCTCCTGGATCGTCTCAACTTTCAATTGCGCAAAGGCGAACGGCTGGGCCTGATCGGCCCCAATGGCAGCGGCAAATCCACCTTTATGCATCTGCTGATGGGCCTGATCAAACCTGATTCAGGTTCTGTTCGGCTCTTTGGGATGCCCATGGCAGGTGAAAAGGATTTCAAACAGGCAAGAAAGCGTTTGGGGTTCGTATTCCAGAATGCGGATGACCAGTTGTTTTCTCCCACCGTCATTGAAGATGTCGCCTTTGGGTTGCTGAATAGCGGCAAAACACCCAAAGAAGCGGTGGCGTTGTCAAAAAAAATACTCCGGGCCCTGGATCTTGAGGGATTTGAAGACCGCATCACATATAAGCTTTCCGGAGGGGAGAAAAAGTTGGTCTCTCTGGCCACGGTGCTGGTTATGGAACCTGAGGTCCTGTTGTTGGACGAGCCCACTACCGGCCTGGACGAGCAGACCGTAAAGCGGATAGCGGATCTCCTCAATGAACTCAATATCGGATATGTAGTGGTGTCCCATGAATTTTATTTCCTTGCAAAGACCACCCGTGACATATTTGCCATGAAGAACGGACAGATTCGTTTTCAATGCACATCAGATCAATTCAGGCCTGCAGGCTGA
- a CDS encoding long-chain-fatty-acid--CoA ligase — protein MADQTNQANTASGTWDTPFWPEGVARNVTNYHYPVFKLLDDSAAAYPNQVFTIFNGAKKTFSQVKETADRIACFLAKKGIKKGDKVAIVLPNLPHFPEIFFGIMKAGAIAVNCNPIYTPTELKYQLADSTAKMVFCMDHPTFYPNVVKAAIDTDVETIVACNIKSYLPKLQGFLGGLLGKIPKADHHEPGHIMFDDMVARSKPEPPDIDIDPVNDTAVMLYTGGTTGIPKGAELVHINFTYQVVAIMEYLRLSHDQNKPLEKAYYGGYHCFLGILPWYHSFGISVAMLCAAGSGSRLVCIPDPRTGKPPFTDVLKAVQKYRPTLMPAVPTIFVAFANHSKLDEYDLSSLMGCFSGGAPMPPDVCRQFEEKTGAVIFEGYGLTETAPVLSANPTNREIRKIGSVGFPLPDTDIKILDLDDPTKELPRGEDGEVAACGPQVMKGYWNRPDADAEFFVTIDGKRYFLTGDIGHIDEDGYILITDRKKDMVLVGGFNVYPRDVEDILYTHPKVELCAVIGVANKHRDETVKAVIKLKKGQTATQEEFMAFCKENMAGYKRPRIIEFKDDLPVSNIGKVLRRELRDAHSD, from the coding sequence ATGGCAGATCAGACAAACCAGGCAAACACTGCATCCGGCACCTGGGACACCCCGTTTTGGCCCGAGGGTGTTGCCCGCAACGTCACCAACTACCACTATCCTGTTTTCAAACTGCTTGACGATTCGGCAGCCGCTTATCCCAACCAGGTTTTCACCATATTCAACGGGGCAAAAAAGACCTTCTCCCAAGTTAAGGAGACAGCAGACCGGATCGCCTGTTTTTTGGCAAAAAAAGGCATCAAAAAGGGGGACAAGGTGGCAATCGTCTTACCCAACCTGCCCCATTTTCCTGAAATCTTTTTTGGAATCATGAAGGCAGGGGCCATTGCCGTGAACTGCAACCCCATCTATACGCCCACAGAATTGAAATATCAACTTGCTGACTCCACTGCAAAAATGGTGTTCTGCATGGATCATCCCACCTTTTACCCCAATGTGGTCAAGGCCGCTATCGATACAGATGTTGAGACTATAGTGGCCTGTAATATTAAAAGCTATCTGCCGAAACTCCAGGGATTTTTGGGCGGCCTGCTAGGCAAGATCCCCAAAGCCGACCACCATGAACCCGGGCATATTATGTTTGACGACATGGTGGCCCGGTCCAAACCCGAGCCGCCGGATATCGACATTGACCCGGTGAACGATACGGCTGTCATGCTCTACACCGGCGGCACCACAGGTATTCCAAAAGGTGCGGAACTTGTGCATATCAACTTCACCTACCAAGTTGTCGCAATCATGGAATATCTAAGGCTCTCCCACGACCAAAACAAACCGTTGGAAAAGGCATACTACGGGGGATACCATTGTTTTTTAGGCATTTTGCCCTGGTATCACAGTTTCGGCATCTCCGTGGCCATGCTGTGCGCCGCAGGTTCCGGCAGCCGCCTGGTATGCATCCCGGACCCCAGAACAGGCAAGCCCCCTTTCACTGATGTCCTCAAGGCAGTTCAGAAATACCGCCCCACCCTCATGCCGGCCGTACCCACAATTTTTGTAGCCTTTGCAAATCATTCCAAGCTTGATGAGTATGATCTGTCCTCGCTGATGGGCTGCTTTTCAGGGGGAGCTCCCATGCCGCCGGATGTCTGCCGCCAGTTTGAAGAAAAAACCGGTGCGGTTATCTTTGAAGGATACGGGTTGACGGAAACCGCGCCGGTGCTGTCGGCCAATCCCACCAACCGGGAAATCAGAAAAATAGGTTCGGTTGGATTTCCATTACCCGACACAGATATAAAAATCCTGGATCTTGATGATCCCACAAAGGAACTGCCCAGGGGTGAAGATGGAGAAGTCGCCGCCTGCGGTCCCCAGGTTATGAAGGGATACTGGAACAGACCCGATGCCGATGCCGAATTTTTTGTCACTATTGACGGCAAACGCTATTTTTTAACCGGAGACATCGGGCACATTGACGAGGATGGGTATATCCTGATCACGGACAGAAAAAAAGACATGGTCCTGGTGGGCGGATTTAATGTATACCCCAGGGATGTAGAGGATATTTTATATACCCATCCCAAAGTTGAATTGTGCGCAGTGATCGGGGTAGCCAACAAACACAGAGATGAAACCGTAAAAGCTGTTATCAAATTAAAGAAAGGTCAGACAGCCACCCAGGAAGAATTCATGGCATTCTGCAAGGAAAACATGGCAGGATACAAACGTCCAAGGATCATTGAATTCAAAGATGATCTTCCGGTCTCCAACATCGGCAAAGTGCTGCGCAGGGAACTTCGGGATGCCCATTCCGACTAG